From Nicotiana tabacum cultivar K326 chromosome 20, ASM71507v2, whole genome shotgun sequence, one genomic window encodes:
- the LOC107809360 gene encoding paired amphipathic helix protein Sin3-like 3 isoform X1 — protein MSSQLKRPIVVSSPAEPSGQSPMMGGSSANKLTTNDALSYLKAVKEIFQDRRDKYDEFLEVMKDFKAQRIDTSGVIARVKELFKGHRSLIMGFNTFLPKGYEITNPEDEPPVKKPVEFEEAISFVNKIKTRFQGDDFVYKSFLDILNMYRKENKSIAEVYNEVSYLFRGHPDLLEEFTHFLPDAMAAARARQAQAHRAPILRYDAKSSSMTTARHMHVEKKATSHVDRPDPEYEETTMKTERDRRDPQYEDRELDRKSVHRDTAVDQFEHSMQDHGFAYCERVKERLQDIGDRNQFFKCLHIYSKEIVTRPQLQSLVSSLLVKHPDLMDGFDEFISHCDRTDGYLAAILSKTRSSWNDEHIPKLDKVEDRDKDRDCEWEDRNRVRETRERDRPDRSVAYGSKDIQGQKMSLYPSKDKYAAKPIHELDLSNCESCSPSYRLLPKNYPIPLASQRTEIGADVLNDLWVSVTSGSEDYSFKHMRKNQYEESLFRCEDDRFELDMLLESVNATTKRVEELLNKINDNTIASDSHIRIEEHFTALNLRCIERLYGDHGLDVMDVLRKNAPLALPVILTRLKQKQEEWARCRSDFNKVWAEIYAKNYHKSLDHRSFYFKQQDTKSLSTKALLAEIKEISENKCKEDDVLLSVAAGNGQPIIPHLEFEYPDSDIHEDLYQIIKYSCSEVCTREQLDKVMKIWTTFLEPIFGVPRQPQGAGDGGDVEKAKNQNAIGNTAIDGERAGSPASDSGMNCRQSSSRNGDEEPPPQHSISSRVRIANGENGFKDDKSPDATGVTLKIVTSRTLLQHGKAAADPKMADAASGLSRESFGADQLVLSNSTVVEESHGRVCRETASGHGAGTSRPSSSSIKCELEIKSSNDSKDGGLVDPKAEGVKVEKCLEESIGKCKLEREEGELTPNGDFEDNFTPSNEGGPNVSHSLKGSSSSKLYQSGHREVVRGGERGCENDADDEGEASAHGTSEDSENASENCDVSGSESANGEGSHEEEREDGDNDENDNKAESEGEVEGTADVHDAEGDGSVMPFSERLQHTSRPLTKQVPSIFHDREKESRIFYGNDSFYVLFRLHQTLYERLQKAKSHSSSSEHRWRVSNAINPTESYARFMSALYNLLDGSSDNAKFEDDCRAIIGAQSYLLFTLDKLIYKIVKQLQTIATDELESKLLQLYAYETSRKSSTFSDVVYHENVRVLLHEESIYRIACSSTPTRLSIQLMDYVHDKPEMSAVSMDPNFAAYLSNELLSVIPQKKENPGVFLTRNKRKYGFGDETFPGAVMEGVQIINGLECKIACSSSKVSYVLDTEDFLIRSRKRRRTLKDKFSSNGHSKSLNGSSKVQRFRRLLFS, from the exons TGGAAGCAGTGCGAATAAGCTAACAACAAACGATGCCCTTTCCTATCTAAAGGCAGTGAAGGAAATCTTTCAGGACAGAAGGGACAAATATGATGAGTTTCTTGAAGTCATGAAAGATTTCAAGGCTCAAAG AATTGACACTTCTGGTGTCATAGCGAGGGTGAAGGAATTATTCAAAGGGCATCGAAGCCTAATTATGGGGTTCAATACATTTTTGCCCAAGGGATATGAGATCACCAATCCTGAGGACGAACCTCCAGTGAAAAAGCCAGTTGAATTTGAAGAAGCAATCAGTTTTGTAAACAAGATAAAG ACTAGATTTCAAGGTGATGATTTCGTATATAAATCatttcttgatattttaaatatgtatagaaaggaaaacaagtcCATTGCAGAAGTTTATAATGAG GTCTCCTACCTTTTCCGTGGCCATCCTGATTTGCTTGAAGAGTTCACCCATTTTTTACCTGATGCCATGGCTGCAGCCCGAGCTCGTCAGGCTCAAGCTCATAGGGCCCCTATCCTGCGTTATGATGCGAAAAGCTCTTCGATGACCACGGCAAGGCACATGCACGTCGAGAAG AAGGCTACTTCACATGTCGATCGGCCTGATCCAGAATACGAAGAAACAACGATGAAAACTGAAAGGGATAGAagggatccacaatatgaggataGAGAGCTGGACAGAAAATCTGTTCATAGAGATACTGCTGTTGACCAGTTTGAACACA GTATGCAGGACCATGGTTTTGCTTACTGTGAGCGGGTTAAGGAAAGATTACAGGATATCGGAGATCGAAATCAGTTTTTTAAGTGCCTTCATATCTATAGCAAGGAAATAGTTACAAGACCACAATTACAATCCCTG GTTAGCAGCTTACTCGTGAAACATCCAGATCTCATGGACGGATTTGATGAATTTATTTCTCACTGTGACAGGACAG ATGGTTATCTTGCTGCTATTCTGAGCAAAACAC GATCCTCATGGAACGATGAACACATTCCCAAGTTGGATAAAGTAGAAGACCGGGACAAAGACCGAGATTGTGAGTGGGAAGACAGGAATAGAGTCCGCGAAACAAGAGAAAGAGATAGACCTGATAGAAGCGTCGCCTATGGAAGTAAAGATATACAAGGGCAGAAGATGTCTTTGTACCCAAGCAAGGATAAATACGCAGCAAAACCTATACATGAACTTGATCTCTCCAACTGTGAAAGTTGCTCACCGAGTTATCGGCTTCTTCCAAAGAAT TATCCAATTCCATTAGCGAGTCAGCGAACCGAGATTGGTGCTGATGTACTAAATGATCTCTGGGTATCGGTGACATCAGGAAGTGAGGATTACTCTTTTAAACATATGCGCAAAAACCAGTATGAAGAAAGCTTGTTCCGATGTGAAGATGACAG GTTTGAGCTGGATATGCTTTTAGAGTCTGTCAATGCAACAACAAAACGTGTTGAAGAATTGCTTAACAAGATCAATGATAATACTATTGCCAGTGATAGTCATATCCGTATTGAAGAACATTTTACTG CTCTGAATCTAAGGTGCATTGAACGTCTCTACGGTGACCACGGGCTTGATGTTATGGATGTGTTAAGGAAGAATGCACCACTTGCCCTTCCAGTTATACTCACTCGCTTGAAGCAGAAACAAGAGGAGTGGGCAAGGTGTCGTTCTGATTTTAATAAAGTTTGGGCTGAAATTTACGCTAAGAACTATCACAAATCACTGGATCATCGTAGCTTTTATTTCAAGCAGCAGGACACGAAAAGCTTGAGCACAAAAG CACTGCTGGCTGAGATCAAAGAAATCAGTGAAAATAAGTGCAAAGAAGATGATGTGCTTCTCTCTGTTGCTGCTGGAAATGGGCAACCAATTATCCCTCACCTGGAGTTCGAGTATCCTGATTCTGACATCCATGAAGACCTTTATCAAATCATTAAGTATTCATGTAGTGAAGTTTGTACAAGAGAACAGTTGGATAAAGTCATGAAGATTTGGACCACCTTCCTGGAACCAATATTTGGTGTTCCTCGTCAACCTCAGGGTGCAGGGGATGGTGGAGATGTTGAAAAGGCTAAAAATCAAAATGCTATAGGTAACACAGCAATTGATGGGGAAAGGGCTGGTAGCCCTGCTAGTGACTCAGGCATGAATTGCAGACAAAGCAGTTCCAGGAATGGAGATGAAGAGCCTCCACCTCAGCATTCAATTTCTTCCAGAGTTCGGATTGCAAATGGTGAAAATGGGTTTAAGGATGATAAATCTCCTGATGCAACTGGTGTGACACTGAAAATTGTCACTTCAAGGACCCTCCTTCAGCATGGAAAGGCAGCCGCTGATCCCAAAATGGCGGATGCAGCATCTGGTCTCAGCAGAGAGTCTTTTGGTGCTGACCAGCTAGTGCTTTCAAACAGCACGGTTGTGGAGGAAAGCCATGGAAGAGTCTGTAGAGAAACTGCTTCAG GGCATGGTGCAGGTACTTCCAGACCTAGTAGTTCCTCAATCAAATGTGAACTTGAGATTAAATCTTCTAATGACTCAAAG GATGGAGGGTTGGTGGACCCAAAGGCAGAAGGTGTCAAGGTTGAGAAATGTCTTGAAGAATCCATAGGAAAATGTAAACTTGAGAGAGAAGAGGGCGAATTAACTCCAAATGGTGATTTTGAGGATAATTTTACACCATCAAATGAAGGTGGTCCAAATGTATCACATAGTTTAAAGGGAAGTTCAAGTAGTAAGCTGTACCAAAGTGGACATAGAGAAGTAGTTCGTGGTGGAGAGAGAGGATGTGAGAATGATGCTGATGATGAAGGGGAAGCAAGTGCTCACGGGACATCAGAGGATAGTGAGAATGCTTCTGAAAATTGTGATGTTTCAGGTAGTGAGTCTGCCAATGGAGAAGGTTCTCACGAAGAAGAGCGTGAAGATGGGGACAATGATGAGAATGATAACAAGGCAGAGAGTGAAGGAGAGGTGGAAGGAACTGCTGATGTCCATGATGCTGAAGGAGATGGTTCTGTTATGCCATTTTCAGAACGTCTTCAACATACATCCAGGCCTCTCACAAAGCAAGTTCCTTCTATATTTCATGACAGAGAGAAGGAATCACGTATATTTTATGGAAATGATTCATTTTATGTGCTGTTCAGACTTCACCAG ACATTGTATGAAAGACTACAGAAAGCAAAATCGCATTCTTCGTCATCTGAACACAGATGGAGAGTCTCAAATGCTATAAACCCCACTGAATCATATGCCAG ATTCATGAGTGCACTTTATAACCTGCTGGATGGTTCCTCTGACAATGCAAAGTTTGAGGATGACTGCCGAGCTATTATTGGAGCTCAGTCATATCTTCTCTTCACCTTAGACAAACTGATATACAAAATTGTCAAACAG CTACAGACAATTGCAACTGATGAGTTGGAAAGTAAACTTCTCCAACTGTATGCTTATGAAACCTCAAGAAAATCTAGCACATTTTCGGATGTAGTTTACCATGAAAATGTGCGTGTTCTTCTTCATGAAGAGAGCATATACAGAATAGCATGT TCATCTACACCAACACGTCTATCCATACAACTCATGGACTATGTTCATGATAAGCCTGAGATGTCTGCGGTGTCAATGGACCCGAATTTTGCAGCTTATTTGAGCAATGAACTCCTCTCTGTTATTCCTCAGAAGAAGGAGAACCCTGGGGTGTTCTTGACAAG AAACAAGCGGAAGTATGGATTTGGAGATGAGACTTTTCCAGGTGCAGTTATGGAAGGAGTTCAAATTATTAATGGTCTAGAATGTAAGATAGCATGCAGTTCATCAAAG GTCTCTTACGTTTTAGACACTGAAGATTTCTTGATCCGGTCAAGAAAAAGGCGGAGAACATTGAAGGACAAATTTTCATCCAATGGCCACTCGAAGTCTTTGAATGGTTCTAGTAAAGTACAACGTTTCCGCAGATTACTCTTCAGTTGA
- the LOC107809360 gene encoding paired amphipathic helix protein Sin3-like 3 isoform X2 — protein sequence MSSQLKRPIVVSSPAEPSGQSPMMGGSSANKLTTNDALSYLKAVKEIFQDRRDKYDEFLEVMKDFKAQRIDTSGVIARVKELFKGHRSLIMGFNTFLPKGYEITNPEDEPPVKKPVEFEEAISFVNKIKTRFQGDDFVYKSFLDILNMYRKENKSIAEVYNEVSYLFRGHPDLLEEFTHFLPDAMAAARARQAQAHRAPILRYDAKSSSMTTARHMHVEKKATSHVDRPDPEYEETTMKTERDRRDPQYEDRELDRKSVHRDTAVDQFEHSMQDHGFAYCERVKERLQDIGDRNQFFKCLHIYSKEIVTRPQLQSLVSSLLVKHPDLMDGFDEFISHCDRTDGYLAAILSKTRSSWNDEHIPKLDKVEDRDKDRDCEWEDRNRVRETRERDRPDRSVAYGSKDIQGQKMSLYPSKDKYAAKPIHELDLSNCESCSPSYRLLPKNYPIPLASQRTEIGADVLNDLWVSVTSGSEDYSFKHMRKNQYEESLFRCEDDRFELDMLLESVNATTKRVEELLNKINDNTIASDSHIRIEEHFTALNLRCIERLYGDHGLDVMDVLRKNAPLALPVILTRLKQKQEEWARCRSDFNKVWAEIYAKNYHKSLDHRSFYFKQQDTKSLSTKALLAEIKEISENKCKEDDVLLSVAAGNGQPIIPHLEFEYPDSDIHEDLYQIIKYSCSEVCTREQLDKVMKIWTTFLEPIFGVPRQPQGAGDGGDVEKAKNQNAIGNTAIDGERAGSPASDSGMNCRQSSSRNGDEEPPPQHSISSRVRIANGENGFKDDKSPDATGVTLKIVTSRTLLQHGKAAADPKMADAASGLSRESFGADQLVLSNSTVVEESHGRVCRETASGTSRPSSSSIKCELEIKSSNDSKDGGLVDPKAEGVKVEKCLEESIGKCKLEREEGELTPNGDFEDNFTPSNEGGPNVSHSLKGSSSSKLYQSGHREVVRGGERGCENDADDEGEASAHGTSEDSENASENCDVSGSESANGEGSHEEEREDGDNDENDNKAESEGEVEGTADVHDAEGDGSVMPFSERLQHTSRPLTKQVPSIFHDREKESRIFYGNDSFYVLFRLHQTLYERLQKAKSHSSSSEHRWRVSNAINPTESYARFMSALYNLLDGSSDNAKFEDDCRAIIGAQSYLLFTLDKLIYKIVKQLQTIATDELESKLLQLYAYETSRKSSTFSDVVYHENVRVLLHEESIYRIACSSTPTRLSIQLMDYVHDKPEMSAVSMDPNFAAYLSNELLSVIPQKKENPGVFLTRNKRKYGFGDETFPGAVMEGVQIINGLECKIACSSSKVSYVLDTEDFLIRSRKRRRTLKDKFSSNGHSKSLNGSSKVQRFRRLLFS from the exons TGGAAGCAGTGCGAATAAGCTAACAACAAACGATGCCCTTTCCTATCTAAAGGCAGTGAAGGAAATCTTTCAGGACAGAAGGGACAAATATGATGAGTTTCTTGAAGTCATGAAAGATTTCAAGGCTCAAAG AATTGACACTTCTGGTGTCATAGCGAGGGTGAAGGAATTATTCAAAGGGCATCGAAGCCTAATTATGGGGTTCAATACATTTTTGCCCAAGGGATATGAGATCACCAATCCTGAGGACGAACCTCCAGTGAAAAAGCCAGTTGAATTTGAAGAAGCAATCAGTTTTGTAAACAAGATAAAG ACTAGATTTCAAGGTGATGATTTCGTATATAAATCatttcttgatattttaaatatgtatagaaaggaaaacaagtcCATTGCAGAAGTTTATAATGAG GTCTCCTACCTTTTCCGTGGCCATCCTGATTTGCTTGAAGAGTTCACCCATTTTTTACCTGATGCCATGGCTGCAGCCCGAGCTCGTCAGGCTCAAGCTCATAGGGCCCCTATCCTGCGTTATGATGCGAAAAGCTCTTCGATGACCACGGCAAGGCACATGCACGTCGAGAAG AAGGCTACTTCACATGTCGATCGGCCTGATCCAGAATACGAAGAAACAACGATGAAAACTGAAAGGGATAGAagggatccacaatatgaggataGAGAGCTGGACAGAAAATCTGTTCATAGAGATACTGCTGTTGACCAGTTTGAACACA GTATGCAGGACCATGGTTTTGCTTACTGTGAGCGGGTTAAGGAAAGATTACAGGATATCGGAGATCGAAATCAGTTTTTTAAGTGCCTTCATATCTATAGCAAGGAAATAGTTACAAGACCACAATTACAATCCCTG GTTAGCAGCTTACTCGTGAAACATCCAGATCTCATGGACGGATTTGATGAATTTATTTCTCACTGTGACAGGACAG ATGGTTATCTTGCTGCTATTCTGAGCAAAACAC GATCCTCATGGAACGATGAACACATTCCCAAGTTGGATAAAGTAGAAGACCGGGACAAAGACCGAGATTGTGAGTGGGAAGACAGGAATAGAGTCCGCGAAACAAGAGAAAGAGATAGACCTGATAGAAGCGTCGCCTATGGAAGTAAAGATATACAAGGGCAGAAGATGTCTTTGTACCCAAGCAAGGATAAATACGCAGCAAAACCTATACATGAACTTGATCTCTCCAACTGTGAAAGTTGCTCACCGAGTTATCGGCTTCTTCCAAAGAAT TATCCAATTCCATTAGCGAGTCAGCGAACCGAGATTGGTGCTGATGTACTAAATGATCTCTGGGTATCGGTGACATCAGGAAGTGAGGATTACTCTTTTAAACATATGCGCAAAAACCAGTATGAAGAAAGCTTGTTCCGATGTGAAGATGACAG GTTTGAGCTGGATATGCTTTTAGAGTCTGTCAATGCAACAACAAAACGTGTTGAAGAATTGCTTAACAAGATCAATGATAATACTATTGCCAGTGATAGTCATATCCGTATTGAAGAACATTTTACTG CTCTGAATCTAAGGTGCATTGAACGTCTCTACGGTGACCACGGGCTTGATGTTATGGATGTGTTAAGGAAGAATGCACCACTTGCCCTTCCAGTTATACTCACTCGCTTGAAGCAGAAACAAGAGGAGTGGGCAAGGTGTCGTTCTGATTTTAATAAAGTTTGGGCTGAAATTTACGCTAAGAACTATCACAAATCACTGGATCATCGTAGCTTTTATTTCAAGCAGCAGGACACGAAAAGCTTGAGCACAAAAG CACTGCTGGCTGAGATCAAAGAAATCAGTGAAAATAAGTGCAAAGAAGATGATGTGCTTCTCTCTGTTGCTGCTGGAAATGGGCAACCAATTATCCCTCACCTGGAGTTCGAGTATCCTGATTCTGACATCCATGAAGACCTTTATCAAATCATTAAGTATTCATGTAGTGAAGTTTGTACAAGAGAACAGTTGGATAAAGTCATGAAGATTTGGACCACCTTCCTGGAACCAATATTTGGTGTTCCTCGTCAACCTCAGGGTGCAGGGGATGGTGGAGATGTTGAAAAGGCTAAAAATCAAAATGCTATAGGTAACACAGCAATTGATGGGGAAAGGGCTGGTAGCCCTGCTAGTGACTCAGGCATGAATTGCAGACAAAGCAGTTCCAGGAATGGAGATGAAGAGCCTCCACCTCAGCATTCAATTTCTTCCAGAGTTCGGATTGCAAATGGTGAAAATGGGTTTAAGGATGATAAATCTCCTGATGCAACTGGTGTGACACTGAAAATTGTCACTTCAAGGACCCTCCTTCAGCATGGAAAGGCAGCCGCTGATCCCAAAATGGCGGATGCAGCATCTGGTCTCAGCAGAGAGTCTTTTGGTGCTGACCAGCTAGTGCTTTCAAACAGCACGGTTGTGGAGGAAAGCCATGGAAGAGTCTGTAGAGAAACTGCTTCAG GTACTTCCAGACCTAGTAGTTCCTCAATCAAATGTGAACTTGAGATTAAATCTTCTAATGACTCAAAG GATGGAGGGTTGGTGGACCCAAAGGCAGAAGGTGTCAAGGTTGAGAAATGTCTTGAAGAATCCATAGGAAAATGTAAACTTGAGAGAGAAGAGGGCGAATTAACTCCAAATGGTGATTTTGAGGATAATTTTACACCATCAAATGAAGGTGGTCCAAATGTATCACATAGTTTAAAGGGAAGTTCAAGTAGTAAGCTGTACCAAAGTGGACATAGAGAAGTAGTTCGTGGTGGAGAGAGAGGATGTGAGAATGATGCTGATGATGAAGGGGAAGCAAGTGCTCACGGGACATCAGAGGATAGTGAGAATGCTTCTGAAAATTGTGATGTTTCAGGTAGTGAGTCTGCCAATGGAGAAGGTTCTCACGAAGAAGAGCGTGAAGATGGGGACAATGATGAGAATGATAACAAGGCAGAGAGTGAAGGAGAGGTGGAAGGAACTGCTGATGTCCATGATGCTGAAGGAGATGGTTCTGTTATGCCATTTTCAGAACGTCTTCAACATACATCCAGGCCTCTCACAAAGCAAGTTCCTTCTATATTTCATGACAGAGAGAAGGAATCACGTATATTTTATGGAAATGATTCATTTTATGTGCTGTTCAGACTTCACCAG ACATTGTATGAAAGACTACAGAAAGCAAAATCGCATTCTTCGTCATCTGAACACAGATGGAGAGTCTCAAATGCTATAAACCCCACTGAATCATATGCCAG ATTCATGAGTGCACTTTATAACCTGCTGGATGGTTCCTCTGACAATGCAAAGTTTGAGGATGACTGCCGAGCTATTATTGGAGCTCAGTCATATCTTCTCTTCACCTTAGACAAACTGATATACAAAATTGTCAAACAG CTACAGACAATTGCAACTGATGAGTTGGAAAGTAAACTTCTCCAACTGTATGCTTATGAAACCTCAAGAAAATCTAGCACATTTTCGGATGTAGTTTACCATGAAAATGTGCGTGTTCTTCTTCATGAAGAGAGCATATACAGAATAGCATGT TCATCTACACCAACACGTCTATCCATACAACTCATGGACTATGTTCATGATAAGCCTGAGATGTCTGCGGTGTCAATGGACCCGAATTTTGCAGCTTATTTGAGCAATGAACTCCTCTCTGTTATTCCTCAGAAGAAGGAGAACCCTGGGGTGTTCTTGACAAG AAACAAGCGGAAGTATGGATTTGGAGATGAGACTTTTCCAGGTGCAGTTATGGAAGGAGTTCAAATTATTAATGGTCTAGAATGTAAGATAGCATGCAGTTCATCAAAG GTCTCTTACGTTTTAGACACTGAAGATTTCTTGATCCGGTCAAGAAAAAGGCGGAGAACATTGAAGGACAAATTTTCATCCAATGGCCACTCGAAGTCTTTGAATGGTTCTAGTAAAGTACAACGTTTCCGCAGATTACTCTTCAGTTGA